The following are encoded together in the Longimicrobiales bacterium genome:
- a CDS encoding carbon-nitrogen hydrolase family protein codes for MTDSSTVNVAVVQAAACPFDTEAAVAKVCAMTAEAGSRGADLVLFPEAYVGGYPWGLAFGTAVGGRSEPGRRAFGRYHAGAIDVPGPEVDQMCAAAAEANVFLCVGVIERDSTYSGGTLYCTLLYISPEGELVGKHRKLKPTAAERLIWGEGDGSTLTAIDTPLGTIGGLICWENYMPLARMAMYGKGVEIYLAPTADARDRWQSTLQHISLEGRCFVLGCNQFVHRDMYPDDLEIKDELNAWPETLCRGGSAIYDPLGECLAGPLWDEEGILLAELDMTAIGRAKFDFDVTGHYARPDVFYLDVDETEHPPVG; via the coding sequence ATGACTGACTCTTCGACCGTCAACGTTGCGGTAGTACAAGCGGCGGCATGCCCATTCGACACTGAGGCCGCCGTGGCCAAGGTGTGCGCGATGACCGCAGAGGCTGGCTCTAGAGGGGCGGATCTCGTGCTCTTCCCGGAAGCTTATGTGGGTGGATACCCGTGGGGTCTGGCGTTTGGTACCGCGGTTGGCGGCCGCTCCGAGCCAGGTCGGCGCGCCTTTGGTCGGTATCATGCCGGGGCCATCGATGTCCCAGGACCAGAAGTGGATCAGATGTGCGCGGCCGCAGCCGAGGCGAATGTCTTCTTATGTGTCGGGGTCATCGAACGAGACAGCACATATAGCGGAGGCACCCTGTACTGCACGCTGCTCTACATCAGTCCGGAGGGCGAGCTCGTAGGCAAGCACCGGAAGCTCAAGCCCACCGCTGCGGAACGACTGATCTGGGGTGAGGGGGACGGCAGTACGCTAACCGCTATCGATACCCCACTCGGCACCATCGGAGGTCTGATCTGCTGGGAGAACTATATGCCGCTCGCGCGGATGGCGATGTACGGCAAAGGGGTCGAGATCTATCTGGCCCCAACCGCAGATGCGCGCGATCGATGGCAGTCGACCCTTCAGCACATTTCGCTCGAGGGGCGCTGTTTTGTGCTCGGATGTAACCAGTTCGTCCACCGCGACATGTATCCCGACGATCTCGAGATCAAGGACGAGTTGAACGCCTGGCCTGAGACGTTGTGCCGAGGAGGGTCGGCTATCTACGACCCGCTAGGGGAATGCCTGGCGGGGCCGCTTTGGGACGAAGAGGGCATCTTGTTGGCTGAACTCGACATGACTGCGATCGGCCGAGCGAAGTTCGACTTCGACGTCACCGGCCACTACGCGCGGCCCGATGTTTTCTACTTGGATGTAGATGAGACCGAGCATCCTCCTGTAGGCTGA
- the rocD gene encoding ornithine--oxo-acid transaminase, whose protein sequence is MSTATVTKTEGLLTEVDHFSAHNYHPLPVVLERGEGSWVWDVEGTRYLDMLSAYSAVNQGHRHPAIIDAAVQQMGMLTLTSRAFHNDQMGPFLKTLCKVTGFEKALPMNTGAEAVETAIKMVRKWGYKVKGVPEGKAEIIVCENNFHGRTTTIVGFSSEAQYKDGFGPFTPGFVEIPYGDAEALEAAINENTVGFLVEPLQGEGGVVVPAEGFLAQAREVCSANNVALIADEIQTGLGRTGRMFCYDWEGIRPDVLIVGKALGGGVYPVSAAIADAEFMDMYTPGDHGSTFGGNPLGAAVGLASLEVILDEELAKRSDELGTWFMEELRKIDSPHVEEVRGKGLMIGVVIKESSGTARPYCEALQARGILAKETHHQVIRFAPPLTISKEDLEFALGHAKEVLA, encoded by the coding sequence ATGAGCACAGCCACAGTGACCAAGACCGAGGGCCTCCTTACAGAGGTCGACCATTTCAGCGCGCATAACTACCACCCGCTCCCTGTTGTGCTTGAGCGGGGTGAAGGCTCTTGGGTCTGGGACGTCGAGGGCACACGATATCTCGACATGCTCAGCGCATACTCGGCGGTCAACCAAGGTCACCGGCACCCCGCGATTATCGATGCCGCGGTTCAGCAGATGGGGATGCTCACGCTGACCTCTAGAGCGTTTCACAACGACCAGATGGGTCCGTTCCTGAAGACGCTGTGCAAGGTGACGGGCTTCGAAAAGGCGCTCCCAATGAACACGGGCGCTGAAGCGGTCGAGACGGCGATCAAGATGGTCCGGAAGTGGGGATACAAGGTGAAAGGCGTTCCAGAGGGAAAGGCCGAGATCATCGTCTGTGAAAACAACTTTCATGGGCGAACCACGACCATTGTCGGGTTCTCCTCAGAGGCACAGTACAAAGACGGCTTCGGTCCGTTCACTCCAGGTTTTGTAGAGATCCCATACGGCGACGCCGAGGCGCTCGAGGCAGCCATCAACGAGAACACCGTCGGCTTCTTAGTCGAACCTCTCCAGGGCGAGGGTGGCGTGGTGGTTCCCGCAGAGGGGTTCTTGGCCCAGGCGCGCGAGGTGTGCTCCGCCAACAACGTGGCACTTATTGCGGACGAGATTCAGACGGGCCTCGGTCGTACAGGCCGGATGTTCTGTTACGACTGGGAGGGCATCCGCCCCGACGTCCTAATCGTTGGAAAGGCGCTCGGTGGTGGAGTCTATCCGGTGTCCGCTGCCATCGCAGACGCGGAATTTATGGATATGTACACACCGGGGGATCACGGATCTACCTTCGGCGGGAACCCGCTCGGCGCGGCGGTTGGACTCGCTTCGCTCGAAGTGATTCTCGACGAAGAGTTGGCAAAACGCTCGGACGAGCTCGGCACATGGTTCATGGAGGAACTCCGTAAGATCGATTCCCCTCACGTTGAAGAAGTGCGAGGGAAGGGATTGATGATCGGCGTGGTCATCAAGGAGTCGAGCGGCACTGCGCGCCCGTACTGTGAAGCGCTCCAAGCACGAGGGATCCTGGCCAAAGAGACGCACCACCAAGTGATCCGCTTCGCGCCGCCGCTAACGATCTCGAAAGAAGATCTCGAGTTCGCCTTGGGACATGCAAAGGAAGTGCTCGCCTAG
- a CDS encoding oxidative damage protection protein, with protein MSADTIQCHRCGADAAKLAKAPFRTELGERIANQICTNCWQEWLQHQTSLINHYGLDPRDQKARAFLYEQIETVLLGDGDGKGIDTTKQGSIEW; from the coding sequence ATGAGCGCCGACACTATCCAATGCCATCGCTGCGGAGCGGATGCAGCGAAGCTCGCGAAAGCTCCCTTCCGTACCGAACTAGGTGAACGGATCGCAAACCAAATCTGTACCAATTGCTGGCAGGAGTGGCTTCAGCACCAGACCTCGCTGATCAACCACTACGGTCTCGACCCGAGAGACCAGAAGGCACGGGCCTTTCTGTACGAGCAGATCGAAACCGTGCTGCTCGGTGACGGCGACGGCAAAGGCATCGACACGACGAAACAGGGCTCAATCGAATGGTAG
- a CDS encoding ketoacyl-ACP synthase III — MPRTVFAGTGFYVPERVVTNADLSALMDTSNEWIVERTGIEERRWVPDGLTGTEMAKRASLMALEDAGMVASDVDAIVLATLTPDVFFPGTGVFLQHELGLEGVPALDIRVQCSGFVYGLSVADAWIRSGQYKTILLVGVEIQSTGLDLTTRGRDLAVLFGDGAGAAVLTATEEEGRGVLSTHIHSDGQHARMLWAESPSSQSNPRISAEDIAAGRHYPMMVGKEVFKHAVTRMPEAVHEALAANELTTEDIDLLVPHQANLRISQMVQRRLQLRDDQVVNNIQRYGNTTAATIPIALAEAIREERLERGDLLALVAFGSGFTWGSALIRW; from the coding sequence GTGCCACGTACCGTTTTTGCTGGAACCGGCTTCTACGTCCCCGAGAGAGTTGTGACCAATGCGGACCTCTCCGCGTTGATGGACACCTCGAATGAGTGGATCGTGGAACGGACCGGGATCGAGGAGCGCCGATGGGTCCCCGACGGTCTCACTGGGACAGAGATGGCCAAGCGCGCGAGTCTCATGGCGCTTGAGGACGCCGGAATGGTTGCCTCGGACGTCGATGCGATTGTGTTGGCCACGCTGACTCCCGACGTATTCTTTCCCGGAACAGGTGTGTTTCTACAACACGAACTCGGACTCGAGGGCGTCCCAGCGCTCGACATTAGAGTTCAATGTTCGGGCTTCGTTTATGGCCTGTCGGTGGCAGATGCGTGGATCCGTTCTGGGCAGTACAAGACCATCCTTCTCGTTGGTGTGGAGATCCAATCCACCGGACTCGACCTAACGACCCGCGGGCGAGATCTCGCCGTCCTGTTCGGGGACGGAGCCGGAGCCGCGGTACTGACCGCGACGGAGGAGGAAGGCAGAGGGGTGCTCTCGACGCACATACATTCGGACGGGCAGCACGCCCGGATGCTCTGGGCTGAGTCGCCGTCGTCTCAGTCCAACCCACGCATCTCGGCTGAGGATATCGCCGCGGGTCGGCACTATCCGATGATGGTAGGCAAGGAGGTCTTCAAGCACGCAGTCACTCGGATGCCAGAGGCCGTACACGAGGCATTGGCTGCTAATGAGTTGACCACGGAGGACATTGATCTGCTCGTCCCGCACCAGGCCAACCTTCGGATTTCTCAAATGGTGCAGCGGCGATTGCAGCTACGCGACGACCAAGTAGTGAACAATATTCAGCGTTATGGAAACACCACTGCGGCGACGATTCCCATTGCGTTGGCGGAAGCCATTCGTGAGGAACGCTTGGAGCGCGGTGACTTACTCGCGCTCGTCGCATTCGGGTCCGGTTTCACATGGGGTTCCGCGCTCATTCGTTGGTAG
- a CDS encoding TraR/DksA family transcriptional regulator, translated as MALTKKQLSHLEKRLLVERARALKALGLFDQMAKAGRESGDSDLSTYTDHMADQGTEAQEREKAAVSATKEGRYLYRLEEALRRLFNDPKHFGQCHTCQAAVGFERLDALPHARYCIDCKRKEESAID; from the coding sequence ATGGCTCTCACCAAGAAACAGCTTTCTCACCTTGAGAAGAGACTGCTCGTCGAGCGGGCTCGTGCACTCAAGGCACTAGGGCTCTTTGACCAGATGGCTAAGGCCGGTCGGGAGTCGGGTGACTCTGATCTGTCCACCTATACAGACCACATGGCGGACCAGGGCACTGAGGCGCAGGAGCGCGAAAAGGCAGCCGTCTCCGCGACGAAGGAAGGCCGCTACCTCTACCGCCTCGAGGAGGCGCTTCGGAGGCTGTTCAACGATCCCAAACATTTTGGACAGTGCCATACCTGCCAGGCCGCGGTCGGCTTCGAGCGCCTTGATGCCCTGCCGCATGCGCGTTACTGCATCGATTGCAAGCGGAAGGAAGAGTCGGCGATCGACTAG
- a CDS encoding HRDC domain-containing protein, translated as MAYIHIQSESDSQRLADDLSGVTQFALDCEAAGFHRYSDRLCLLQVTTPTATYIVDPLAFDASDLFRTVLEDPEIEVVMHGADYDLRLLLRDLDITLRGLFDTQIAASMLGLEGLGLAAQLAERFGVKLTKKYQRADWAERPLTEGMLDYAASDTRYLLELRSQMAAELEVAGRTAWAQEECRALEAAAVAPKEVSEPVDPVARVKGARDLDPRQVHAIRVAVEWRDEIAKRRDRATFRVVGDGPLIDAVALAPRRAEELVDLKGFPGGLARNEGKELIRRLHAVTELSDEEIVPYPKRRGGPGRAPPEIEELADKIKVVRNRRADELGLARGSLLSNAVLLEIAKVSPSSIEELKAIDGVRNWKADVAGEEILAALTS; from the coding sequence ATGGCCTACATCCATATACAAAGCGAGTCCGACAGCCAACGACTCGCCGACGACCTCAGTGGAGTGACCCAGTTCGCGCTCGACTGTGAGGCTGCTGGCTTCCACCGATATTCGGATCGCTTGTGTCTGCTTCAAGTCACAACTCCGACGGCGACGTACATCGTCGACCCGCTCGCGTTCGACGCATCGGATCTTTTTAGGACGGTGCTAGAAGATCCGGAGATTGAGGTTGTCATGCATGGCGCGGACTACGACCTACGTCTGCTCCTCCGAGATCTGGACATCACGCTGCGTGGGCTCTTCGACACTCAGATCGCGGCGTCGATGTTAGGACTCGAAGGACTCGGATTGGCCGCGCAACTGGCCGAGCGCTTCGGCGTGAAGCTCACCAAGAAGTATCAGCGCGCGGATTGGGCTGAGCGTCCACTCACAGAAGGAATGCTGGACTACGCTGCGAGCGACACGAGGTACCTGTTGGAACTACGATCCCAGATGGCGGCGGAGTTGGAAGTTGCTGGGCGGACCGCATGGGCGCAGGAAGAATGCCGCGCGCTGGAAGCGGCGGCAGTGGCACCCAAAGAGGTATCCGAGCCCGTGGATCCAGTGGCGCGCGTCAAAGGCGCCAGAGATCTTGATCCCAGGCAAGTACACGCCATCAGGGTAGCAGTCGAGTGGCGCGATGAGATCGCGAAGCGCCGTGACCGCGCAACGTTTCGTGTAGTCGGAGACGGCCCACTCATCGATGCTGTCGCACTCGCACCACGCCGCGCAGAAGAGCTGGTCGACCTCAAGGGCTTCCCCGGCGGACTGGCCCGCAACGAAGGGAAGGAGCTGATCCGGCGGCTCCATGCAGTCACCGAACTCTCGGACGAGGAGATCGTCCCCTATCCAAAGCGAAGGGGTGGCCCGGGTCGAGCGCCGCCGGAAATCGAAGAGTTGGCCGACAAAATCAAGGTCGTCCGCAACCGCCGCGCCGACGAATTGGGCCTGGCCCGCGGATCGTTACTGAGCAACGCCGTGTTGCTGGAGATCGCGAAGGTGAGCCCCTCCTCCATTGAAGAACTCAAGGCGATTGACGGCGTGCGAAACTGGAAGGCGGACGTGGCCGGTGAAGAAATTCTGGCGGCCCTGACGAGCTGA
- the pyk gene encoding pyruvate kinase → MLRTKVVCTLGPATSSPETVLSMVERGLDLARVNMSHGSREDHRASIAAVRAASEKVGRPVGVMVDLSGPKIRVGELSAPIELVAGEMVVMAPQAVATEDEIPTTYEPLASEIQEGDAVLLDDGSFELRCVGTTGDRTRLEVVRGGLLKPRKGINLPLVNVQAPSLTEKDLSDLDFALEEGAEYIALSFVRSADDVIDLKRRVGGRALVVSKIEKVQAVRAIEEILSETDAVMVARGDLGVELPFERVPLAQKRIIQLSNYYGRPVITATQMLESMIENVRPTRAEASDVANAILDGTDAVMLSGETAVGKYPLEALDAIVSIGTEIERSGFLERGPRYLTHPGLHSRGGASPREHAVAAATVDAVARVGAPAIIVLTKSGFSARLVSSYRPSVPIFAVTPDPHTHRQLSAVWGVRPVLAARVEMSYERQSAFGRQAVIESEAGEPGASVPVTAGFPFYESGSTNTMRLERL, encoded by the coding sequence ATGCTCCGAACCAAGGTCGTTTGCACGCTGGGCCCGGCGACTTCGTCGCCTGAGACCGTTCTCTCGATGGTCGAGCGGGGTTTGGATCTGGCCCGGGTGAACATGTCGCACGGCTCTCGGGAGGATCACCGGGCTTCTATTGCTGCGGTGCGCGCTGCCTCAGAAAAAGTCGGGCGCCCGGTGGGGGTCATGGTCGACCTGTCCGGACCCAAGATCCGCGTGGGGGAATTGTCTGCTCCTATCGAGTTGGTGGCTGGAGAGATGGTAGTGATGGCTCCTCAGGCTGTCGCGACCGAGGACGAGATCCCGACTACGTACGAGCCGCTGGCGAGTGAGATCCAAGAAGGCGACGCTGTCTTGCTCGACGACGGCAGCTTCGAACTCCGCTGCGTCGGTACCACCGGGGACCGGACCCGACTGGAGGTCGTGCGCGGTGGGCTTCTAAAGCCCAGAAAGGGCATCAACCTGCCCCTCGTAAACGTGCAGGCTCCGTCCCTGACGGAGAAAGACCTGTCGGATTTGGACTTTGCGTTGGAAGAAGGGGCGGAGTACATCGCGTTGTCCTTCGTGCGTTCGGCCGACGATGTGATCGACCTGAAGCGTCGGGTCGGTGGGCGAGCCCTCGTCGTGTCCAAGATCGAAAAGGTACAGGCGGTTCGCGCGATCGAAGAGATCCTGTCGGAGACTGACGCGGTTATGGTGGCGCGCGGGGATCTGGGCGTGGAGCTCCCGTTCGAACGAGTCCCGCTCGCTCAGAAACGCATCATCCAACTCTCCAACTATTACGGGCGGCCAGTGATCACCGCGACTCAGATGCTCGAGTCCATGATCGAGAACGTTCGTCCTACGCGCGCTGAAGCATCCGACGTCGCGAACGCGATTCTCGACGGAACGGACGCGGTGATGCTCTCCGGAGAGACCGCGGTCGGGAAGTATCCGCTTGAAGCGCTGGATGCCATTGTGAGCATCGGCACCGAAATCGAGAGAAGTGGCTTTCTCGAACGCGGTCCGCGGTATCTCACGCACCCAGGCTTGCATTCGCGAGGCGGTGCTTCGCCGCGTGAGCACGCGGTTGCGGCGGCCACGGTCGACGCCGTCGCTAGGGTCGGCGCCCCAGCGATCATCGTACTCACCAAGTCTGGCTTCTCCGCCCGTTTAGTTTCGTCTTACCGACCCTCGGTTCCTATTTTTGCCGTTACCCCGGATCCACACACGCACCGGCAATTGTCGGCCGTTTGGGGGGTCCGGCCGGTGTTGGCTGCCCGAGTCGAGATGTCGTATGAGCGTCAGTCGGCCTTCGGGCGACAGGCAGTGATCGAAAGTGAGGCCGGTGAGCCAGGTGCCTCGGTTCCGGTGACCGCAGGATTCCCGTTCTACGAGTCCGGTTCGACCAACACGATGCGCCTCGAGCGCCTCTAG
- a CDS encoding MBL fold metallo-hydrolase, whose translation MVGCDCPACSSTDPRDRRTRHGALVETDGGSLLVDTPPELRLQLIAAGVSAVDAVWFTHIHADHVHGIDDLRVFTARRGDVDAYIASEYREKIARYFEYIFDEAVQAAPGSSIPSVKLHELEEGRPVGIVGESFTPLLVPHGPTNVYGFRVGKLGYITDGKRLPPTTLEALKGVDVLVLNALWFGRPHPSHFNIEEAIEAAREVGAERTYLTHLTHRVTHAELEERLPDGVMAAHDGLIVEVPS comes from the coding sequence GTGGTTGGATGCGACTGTCCAGCTTGCTCGTCCACGGACCCGAGAGACCGGCGCACCCGTCACGGAGCTTTGGTAGAAACGGACGGCGGGTCTTTGCTCGTCGACACCCCTCCGGAACTCCGTCTCCAGCTGATCGCCGCGGGGGTGTCTGCAGTGGACGCGGTCTGGTTCACGCACATTCACGCGGATCACGTGCACGGCATCGATGACCTACGTGTGTTCACCGCCCGTCGCGGCGACGTAGACGCCTACATTGCGTCTGAGTATCGGGAGAAGATTGCCCGCTACTTCGAGTACATCTTCGACGAGGCCGTTCAGGCCGCGCCTGGGAGTTCTATCCCCAGTGTGAAGCTGCACGAGCTGGAAGAGGGGCGCCCTGTCGGCATCGTGGGTGAGAGCTTCACGCCCCTGTTAGTCCCCCATGGCCCGACCAACGTTTACGGCTTCAGAGTCGGCAAGCTCGGCTATATCACAGACGGGAAGCGTCTGCCTCCGACGACCCTAGAAGCCCTGAAGGGGGTCGACGTCTTGGTGCTGAACGCGCTTTGGTTCGGACGTCCCCACCCTTCGCATTTCAACATCGAAGAGGCGATCGAGGCTGCTCGTGAAGTAGGCGCGGAGCGGACCTATCTGACGCACCTGACCCATCGCGTCACACACGCTGAACTCGAAGAGCGGCTGCCTGACGGTGTCATGGCCGCCCACGATGGACTCATTGTAGAGGTGCCGTCATGA
- a CDS encoding glucose-6-phosphate isomerase, giving the protein MTSIRIDFGNLMSPQTEGGVSPDLLRGDMAERFTAAMVDVAAQREAGVLGFLDLPYAADHVAQVKELADGFGQWFEDVVVLGIGGSGLGATSLRDALLGPFWNSRSDEARDHYPRLHVVDNPDPYTLQALLNRVDPARTLFNVISKSGATAETMAQYLVVRDRLDKEVGSDKARGHFLFTTDPENGALRQIGDAEGIPMLPVPSNVGGRFSVLSAVGLLPAAVSGVDIDALLEGAAQMEERCRSTDLASNPAGILASLLHHADTEQGRSVHVLMPYADRLRAVALWFQQLWAESLGKTQRLDGTNRPTGPTPLPALGATDQHSVLQLLMEGPHDKVVLFVDVDDAEADVTIPDRHPEIPALDYLGGHSLAELLTTERRATAEALRRGGRPNATIVLPKIDAFALGQLYMLFEVATVIAGTLYGVNPMDQPGVELSKLLTYGLMGREGVVVPEIAEPDPDWVV; this is encoded by the coding sequence ATGACATCGATCCGGATCGATTTCGGAAATCTGATGTCGCCGCAGACCGAGGGTGGGGTATCTCCCGACTTGCTTCGCGGCGACATGGCTGAGCGGTTTACTGCAGCGATGGTTGATGTTGCAGCCCAGCGCGAAGCTGGAGTGCTCGGCTTCCTCGACCTGCCTTATGCGGCGGACCACGTCGCGCAGGTAAAGGAATTGGCCGATGGGTTTGGGCAGTGGTTCGAGGACGTTGTGGTGTTGGGCATCGGAGGGTCGGGCCTGGGCGCGACGTCGCTGAGGGACGCCCTGTTGGGACCCTTTTGGAACTCGAGGTCTGACGAGGCACGGGATCACTATCCCCGGCTACATGTCGTGGACAACCCGGATCCGTACACCCTGCAGGCGCTACTCAACCGGGTCGACCCGGCGCGGACTCTCTTCAACGTCATCAGCAAGTCGGGCGCGACGGCGGAGACGATGGCGCAGTATCTGGTCGTGCGCGACCGGCTCGATAAGGAAGTGGGCTCTGACAAAGCGCGAGGTCATTTCCTTTTTACCACCGATCCCGAGAACGGGGCGTTGCGGCAGATCGGTGATGCCGAAGGGATCCCGATGCTTCCCGTACCCAGTAACGTGGGCGGGCGTTTTTCGGTTCTGTCCGCGGTCGGGCTGCTCCCCGCCGCCGTAAGTGGCGTGGACATCGACGCTTTGCTTGAGGGAGCCGCCCAAATGGAGGAGCGCTGCCGCTCGACGGACCTCGCATCGAACCCGGCAGGCATCCTCGCCAGTCTGCTTCATCACGCAGACACGGAGCAGGGCAGATCAGTCCATGTCCTCATGCCTTATGCGGACAGACTTCGTGCCGTGGCGCTCTGGTTCCAGCAGCTCTGGGCGGAGAGCCTTGGCAAGACGCAGCGACTGGACGGCACCAACAGGCCCACCGGCCCGACTCCGCTACCTGCACTCGGGGCGACGGATCAGCACTCTGTGTTGCAGCTGCTCATGGAAGGTCCGCACGACAAGGTGGTGCTGTTCGTAGACGTCGATGACGCCGAAGCCGACGTCACCATACCGGACCGGCATCCTGAAATCCCGGCGCTTGACTACCTTGGCGGGCACTCGCTGGCCGAACTCCTGACCACAGAGCGACGCGCCACGGCAGAGGCGCTCCGGAGAGGAGGGCGACCAAACGCGACGATCGTCCTCCCCAAGATCGATGCTTTCGCTCTGGGACAGCTGTATATGCTCTTCGAGGTCGCGACAGTGATCGCCGGAACTCTCTATGGCGTGAACCCGATGGATCAACCTGGCGTTGAGCTGTCGAAGCTGCTCACATATGGGCTGATGGGCCGTGAAGGTGTCGTGGTACCAGAGATCGCCGAGCCGGACCCAGACTGGGTGGTATGA
- a CDS encoding YtxH domain-containing protein, with protein MRDHDEQPYIVIERDRGGGQMGSFVIGALVGAGLALLFAPKSGAETQEELKERARELRSTAEDRMKDAQAQLEERLDTAREGVQDRLETVKRAVDAGRQAAEDARGDLEEKLETSKAAYRAGVDAARDTVGAGVEEPEAEE; from the coding sequence ATGCGTGACCACGACGAACAACCCTACATCGTCATTGAACGGGACCGCGGAGGCGGCCAGATGGGCTCCTTCGTGATCGGTGCCCTCGTCGGCGCGGGCTTGGCCCTTCTATTTGCCCCCAAGTCGGGTGCCGAGACCCAGGAAGAGCTCAAGGAACGCGCTCGCGAACTGCGCAGCACCGCAGAAGACCGTATGAAGGATGCTCAAGCTCAGTTGGAAGAGCGCCTCGATACCGCCCGTGAGGGTGTCCAGGACCGACTCGAAACTGTGAAGCGGGCCGTGGACGCGGGGCGCCAGGCTGCTGAAGACGCGCGCGGCGATCTCGAAGAGAAACTCGAGACATCGAAGGCCGCTTACAGGGCGGGTGTCGATGCCGCCCGTGATACCGTGGGCGCCGGGGTTGAGGAGCCGGAGGCCGAGGAGTAG